Proteins found in one Amycolatopsis umgeniensis genomic segment:
- a CDS encoding DUF6541 family protein → MNVLLVLLAFWLPGLVFGAAIRLRGWTLAAAAPLLTFGLVAIGIPILGGFGIRWTMLNVSLWVLLLSVVGFGVSFLVLRFTAKRHPDWAEDEEDTPSRSLRDHLLIGAGVLVGLGVGTVTFLRGSHTLDNVQQGWDAPFHGNLVRWIAEHGDARASTVGTIANLPRQTDYFYPDTYHALLALVFGKGGLTMMPTLNLAALMVVLTVPVGVAAMCRAWRMPVLATAAAAAVSTWFTAFPYDSLWRGPLWPYVAGVALVPAMLALARLLLKPHGIAGPVAIGVGVAGLAGLHTSLIFVIMVYFLLILLAVLFRLEKIGWRRSAASLVATIAMAALLGVPQVLPALYNAGGVTSAYWASETSVSGALGQTITFSPMAAFPQWWIGIPAIIGVFFLVRHRRMLWMVGAYVVLGGLFAATISLETPLIHTLTGPFYNDHWRLGALVPLAGAVAFGEFVHTASGKFAEKIGERKPNLNPVTVAIAGALVIGLVVTVLSRGGYIGRNSARLALNYGADGPSVSKGEEEAYAWLGKHVVPGERVMNDKADGSVWMYALSGAQPVEWTNYGAEFSTKAGWLSVFLNDINREPRVREALTDLKVRYVLVGKGKVAPNAQSAVGLQRLDITPGFKRVFHNNDASVYEIEGQQGVVAAGATTGSDTAHGQ, encoded by the coding sequence ATGAACGTTCTTTTGGTGTTACTGGCGTTCTGGCTGCCGGGGCTCGTCTTCGGCGCCGCGATCAGGCTGCGCGGCTGGACACTCGCCGCGGCGGCCCCGCTGCTGACCTTCGGCCTCGTCGCCATCGGCATCCCGATCCTCGGTGGTTTCGGCATCCGCTGGACCATGCTGAACGTCAGCCTGTGGGTCCTGCTGCTGTCCGTCGTCGGCTTCGGCGTCTCGTTCCTCGTGCTTCGCTTCACCGCGAAGCGGCACCCTGACTGGGCCGAGGACGAAGAGGACACTCCGAGCCGCTCCCTGCGCGACCACCTGCTGATCGGTGCCGGTGTCCTGGTCGGACTCGGCGTCGGCACGGTCACCTTCCTGCGCGGCTCGCACACCTTGGACAACGTCCAGCAGGGCTGGGACGCCCCGTTCCACGGCAACCTGGTGCGCTGGATCGCCGAGCACGGCGACGCGCGCGCGTCGACGGTCGGCACCATCGCGAACCTGCCGCGGCAGACCGACTACTTCTACCCGGACACCTACCACGCGCTGCTCGCCCTGGTCTTCGGCAAGGGCGGCCTGACGATGATGCCGACGCTGAACCTGGCGGCGCTCATGGTCGTGCTGACCGTCCCGGTCGGTGTCGCGGCGATGTGCCGCGCCTGGCGCATGCCGGTCCTCGCGACCGCCGCCGCCGCGGCCGTGTCCACCTGGTTCACCGCGTTCCCGTACGACTCGCTGTGGCGCGGCCCGCTGTGGCCGTACGTCGCCGGGGTGGCGCTCGTGCCCGCGATGCTCGCGCTAGCCCGCCTGCTGCTCAAACCGCACGGCATCGCCGGGCCGGTCGCGATCGGGGTCGGCGTCGCCGGGCTGGCGGGCCTGCACACCAGCCTGATCTTCGTGATCATGGTCTATTTCCTGCTGATCCTGCTCGCGGTGCTGTTCCGCCTCGAGAAGATCGGCTGGCGCCGCAGCGCGGCCTCACTGGTGGCCACGATCGCGATGGCGGCTCTGCTCGGCGTGCCGCAGGTCCTTCCCGCGCTCTACAACGCGGGCGGAGTGACCAGCGCGTACTGGGCGTCGGAGACCAGCGTGTCCGGCGCGCTCGGGCAGACCATCACGTTCTCGCCGATGGCGGCGTTCCCGCAGTGGTGGATCGGCATCCCGGCCATCATCGGGGTGTTCTTCTTGGTCCGGCACCGGCGGATGCTCTGGATGGTCGGCGCGTACGTCGTCCTCGGCGGTCTGTTCGCCGCGACGATCTCGCTCGAAACCCCGCTCATCCACACCCTGACCGGGCCGTTCTACAACGACCACTGGCGGCTCGGCGCGCTCGTTCCGCTGGCGGGCGCCGTCGCGTTCGGCGAGTTCGTGCACACCGCGTCGGGCAAGTTCGCAGAGAAGATCGGCGAGCGCAAACCGAACCTGAACCCGGTCACCGTGGCCATCGCGGGCGCGCTGGTGATCGGGCTGGTCGTCACGGTGCTGAGCCGCGGCGGCTACATAGGCCGCAACTCCGCGCGGCTCGCGCTGAACTACGGCGCGGACGGCCCCTCGGTCAGCAAAGGCGAGGAAGAGGCCTACGCCTGGCTCGGGAAGCACGTCGTACCGGGCGAGCGCGTGATGAACGACAAGGCCGACGGCTCGGTGTGGATGTACGCCCTTTCCGGGGCCCAGCCGGTCGAATGGACCAACTACGGCGCCGAGTTCTCCACCAAGGCCGGTTGGCTCAGCGTGTTCCTGAACGACATCAACCGCGAGCCGCGCGTGCGCGAGGCGCTCACCGACCTCAAGGTGCGCTACGTGCTCGTCGGCAAGGGCAAGGTGGCCCCCAACGCGCAGTCCGCGGTGGGCCTCCAGCGCCTCGACATCACTCCGGGTTTCAAGCGCGTCTTCCACAACAACGACGCGTCGGTTTACGAAATCGAAGGTCAGCAAGGTGTGGTCGCCGCGGGCGCCACCACCGGGTCCGACACCGCTCACGGCCAGTAA
- a CDS encoding glycosyltransferase family 2 protein, with the protein MPALNEQASVGEVISQVKQSLPGMDVLVVDDGSSDDTAKLARAAGAEVARLSVNLGVGGAMRTGFRYAAARGYDVVVQVDADGQHDPEEVAALLDALDDADIAIGSRFAGKGAYKASGPRKYAMVVLSFVFSRLGKTKLTDVTSGFKAMGPRAIKMFAAYYPAEYLGDTVESLVMAIRAELKIKEIPVIMRERAGGTPSHSPVKSAVYLGRAGLALLLALVRRRPAVDSSDSA; encoded by the coding sequence ATGCCTGCCCTGAACGAGCAGGCCAGCGTCGGCGAGGTCATTTCCCAGGTCAAGCAGTCCTTGCCGGGCATGGACGTGCTGGTGGTGGACGACGGTTCGTCCGACGACACGGCCAAGCTCGCCCGTGCCGCGGGCGCGGAGGTGGCCCGTCTGTCGGTCAACCTCGGTGTCGGCGGGGCGATGCGCACCGGCTTCCGGTACGCGGCCGCGCGCGGCTACGACGTGGTCGTCCAGGTGGACGCGGACGGTCAGCACGACCCCGAAGAGGTCGCCGCCCTGCTGGACGCCCTCGACGACGCCGACATCGCCATCGGCTCGCGGTTCGCGGGCAAGGGGGCGTACAAGGCGAGCGGTCCGCGCAAATACGCGATGGTCGTGCTCTCGTTCGTTTTTTCCCGGCTCGGGAAGACCAAGCTCACCGACGTGACCTCCGGGTTCAAGGCGATGGGCCCGCGCGCGATCAAAATGTTCGCCGCGTACTACCCGGCCGAATATCTCGGCGACACGGTCGAATCGCTGGTGATGGCGATCCGCGCCGAACTGAAGATCAAGGAAATCCCGGTGATCATGCGGGAACGGGCGGGCGGGACGCCGAGCCATTCACCGGTGAAATCGGCCGTCTACCTCGGCCGCGCCGGACTCGCCCTGCTGCTGGCGCTGGTGCGCCGCCGCCCCGCCGTCGACTCGTCGGATTCGGCGTAA
- the recR gene encoding recombination mediator RecR → MYEGVVQDLIDELGRLPGVGPKSAQRIAFHLLAADPADIARLQEVLGKVKEGVQFCEVCGNVSEQETCRICRDTRRDLTVICVVEEPKDVLAVERTREFKGRYHVLGGALDPLSGIGPEQLRMRELLARIGGAEISEIIIATDPNTEGEATATYLVRMLRDFPGLTVTRLASGLPMGGDLEFADELTLGRALSGRRAL, encoded by the coding sequence TTGTACGAGGGTGTCGTCCAGGATCTGATCGACGAACTCGGGCGGCTGCCCGGCGTCGGTCCCAAGAGCGCGCAGCGGATCGCCTTCCACCTGCTGGCGGCCGATCCCGCGGATATCGCGCGTTTGCAGGAAGTGCTCGGCAAGGTCAAGGAAGGCGTGCAGTTCTGCGAGGTCTGCGGAAACGTCTCGGAGCAGGAGACCTGCCGGATCTGCCGCGACACCCGCCGTGACCTCACGGTCATCTGCGTGGTCGAGGAGCCGAAGGACGTACTCGCCGTCGAGAGGACGCGCGAGTTCAAGGGCCGGTACCACGTACTCGGCGGCGCGCTGGACCCGTTGTCCGGCATCGGGCCGGAGCAGCTGCGCATGCGTGAGCTGCTCGCGCGGATCGGCGGCGCGGAGATCAGCGAGATCATCATCGCGACCGACCCGAACACCGAAGGCGAGGCGACCGCGACGTATCTCGTGCGGATGCTTCGCGACTTCCCCGGGCTGACGGTGACCAGGCTGGCGTCGGGGCTGCCGATGGGCGGTGACCTGGAGTTCGCGGACGAGCTGACCCTGGGCCGCGCTCTCTCGGGCCGCCGGGCTCTCTAG
- a CDS encoding DUF2304 domain-containing protein, protein MAGWRILSIVVACLVLFVVLEMMRRRKLREKYAGVWLVLAIGVVVLALVPQAADFLARVTGVQTPSNFVFLLAGVVLALVALHLSTEVGHLEEEVRTSVEEIALLRCELADAQRDLEERVAALEARTATPDNVKGLPEVSPARAR, encoded by the coding sequence ATGGCTGGCTGGCGCATTCTCAGCATCGTCGTCGCCTGTCTGGTGCTGTTCGTCGTCCTCGAGATGATGCGACGGCGGAAACTGCGGGAAAAGTACGCGGGTGTTTGGCTCGTCCTCGCCATCGGCGTGGTGGTGCTCGCCCTCGTTCCGCAGGCCGCCGACTTCTTGGCGCGCGTGACCGGCGTCCAGACGCCGTCGAACTTCGTATTCCTCTTGGCGGGCGTGGTCCTGGCGCTGGTCGCGTTGCATCTGTCGACCGAGGTCGGGCATCTCGAAGAAGAGGTCCGGACCTCTGTCGAAGAGATCGCGCTGCTCCGCTGCGAACTCGCCGACGCCCAGCGTGACCTGGAAGAACGCGTCGCCGCGCTCGAGGCCAGGACGGCGACGCCCGACAACGTCAAAGGGCTCCCCGAAGTGAGTCCCGCACGCGCACGCTGA
- a CDS encoding YbaB/EbfC family nucleoid-associated protein, which translates to MVQPGGGFDLSQIMQQAQQMQQKLVEAQEELANTEVTGTSGGGLVTATVSGDSQLKSLSIDPKVVDPDDVETLSDLVVAAVRDASANAQKLTEQKLGPLAGGLGGGMPDLGGFPGLGG; encoded by the coding sequence ATGGTGCAACCCGGTGGCGGCTTCGATCTGTCGCAGATCATGCAGCAGGCGCAGCAGATGCAGCAGAAGCTGGTCGAGGCCCAGGAAGAGCTGGCCAACACGGAGGTGACCGGTACCTCCGGTGGCGGCCTCGTCACCGCGACCGTGTCCGGCGACAGCCAGCTCAAGTCGCTGTCCATCGACCCCAAGGTGGTCGACCCCGACGACGTCGAGACCCTGTCCGACCTGGTCGTCGCGGCCGTCCGGGACGCTTCGGCCAACGCGCAGAAGCTCACCGAACAGAAGCTCGGCCCGCTCGCCGGCGGCCTCGGCGGCGGGATGCCGGACCTCGGCGGCTTCCCCGGGCTCGGCGGCTAG
- a CDS encoding UDP-N-acetylglucosamine 2-epimerase, with amino-acid sequence MALPVISFILGTTAELIKIAPVYHGILERGVRPKIWFTAQHVDEVSDVLADLNLPEPDVWLVPKEKAHNLESPAQVPGWAAQVLRTAWSRRAELKAALVEDGRPPLVLVHGDTFTTPYGSLIGKRILKSRVGHVEAGARSGSIMSPLPEELNRKIAAKIVDMHFAPSAREVNNLRNARGVVVDTEANTAIDAMRLAINGPLDLEGLPEKFGLATLHRFELVSRADKYREALEILREQSKQMPILYMAGAPEREKIRALGLANLFDEKNFIIQPKMRYLKFLPLVARAEYVVTDSGGLSAECYYLGLPCAVHRERTETPQHLGETVVLTEMRGDKLQNFLDTYQNRRGESWVEKFHPSEIIVDTLARLGYC; translated from the coding sequence ATGGCTCTTCCGGTGATTTCCTTCATTCTCGGCACCACGGCGGAACTGATCAAAATCGCGCCGGTCTACCACGGCATCCTCGAACGCGGGGTCCGGCCGAAGATCTGGTTCACCGCGCAGCACGTCGACGAGGTCTCGGACGTTCTCGCCGACCTGAACCTCCCGGAGCCCGACGTCTGGCTGGTCCCGAAGGAGAAGGCGCACAACCTGGAGTCGCCCGCGCAGGTGCCGGGCTGGGCCGCGCAGGTGCTGCGCACCGCGTGGAGCCGCCGCGCCGAGCTGAAGGCCGCGCTGGTCGAGGACGGCCGTCCCCCGCTGGTGCTGGTGCACGGCGACACCTTCACCACGCCGTACGGCTCGCTCATCGGGAAGCGGATCCTCAAGTCGCGGGTCGGGCACGTCGAGGCGGGCGCGCGGTCGGGCAGCATCATGTCGCCGCTGCCGGAGGAGCTGAACCGGAAGATCGCCGCGAAGATCGTCGACATGCACTTCGCGCCGAGCGCGCGTGAGGTGAACAACCTCCGCAACGCCCGCGGTGTCGTGGTCGACACCGAGGCGAACACCGCTATCGACGCGATGCGGCTGGCCATCAACGGGCCGCTCGACCTCGAGGGGCTGCCGGAGAAGTTCGGCCTCGCCACCCTGCACCGCTTCGAGCTGGTCTCGCGCGCGGACAAGTACCGCGAGGCGCTGGAGATCCTGCGCGAGCAGAGCAAGCAGATGCCGATCCTCTACATGGCGGGCGCGCCCGAGCGCGAGAAGATCCGCGCGCTGGGCCTGGCGAACCTCTTCGACGAGAAGAACTTCATCATCCAGCCGAAGATGCGGTACCTGAAGTTCCTGCCGCTCGTCGCGCGCGCCGAGTACGTCGTCACCGACTCGGGCGGCCTTTCGGCCGAGTGCTACTACCTCGGCCTGCCGTGCGCCGTGCACCGCGAGCGCACCGAGACGCCGCAGCACCTCGGCGAGACCGTCGTGCTGACCGAGATGCGCGGGGACAAGCTGCAGAACTTCCTCGACACCTACCAGAACCGCCGCGGTGAGTCCTGGGTCGAGAAGTTCCACCCGTCGGAGATCATCGTCGACACGCTGGCGCGCCTCGGCTACTGCTGA
- a CDS encoding uridine kinase: MAVKAVTELAGRGVRAALVSTDEFATWEEPVSWWPRLETGVLEPLRAGAPGVYRRVDWSSGVPLPGEEIEIDVPDVLVLEGVSSGRARIRPSLSLLVWLDGGSETELLDRGAGRDGEESRAELRRWQLFERGWFAVDGTRTAADHVVHASGP; encoded by the coding sequence CTGGCCGTGAAGGCCGTCACGGAACTCGCCGGCCGCGGGGTCCGGGCCGCCCTGGTCAGCACCGACGAATTCGCCACCTGGGAAGAGCCCGTTTCGTGGTGGCCGCGGCTGGAAACCGGTGTCCTGGAGCCGTTGCGAGCGGGCGCGCCGGGCGTCTACCGCCGGGTGGACTGGTCGAGCGGCGTCCCTCTGCCGGGTGAAGAAATCGAGATCGACGTCCCCGACGTCCTGGTGCTGGAAGGCGTTTCCAGTGGCAGGGCGCGGATCCGGCCGTCGTTGTCCCTGCTGGTCTGGCTGGACGGCGGGAGCGAAACCGAGCTCCTCGACCGCGGCGCGGGCCGGGACGGCGAGGAATCGCGGGCGGAACTGCGGCGCTGGCAGCTGTTCGAACGCGGCTGGTTCGCCGTCGACGGGACCAGGACGGCCGCCGATCACGTTGTCCATGCGTCCGGTCCGTGA
- a CDS encoding helix-turn-helix domain-containing protein, producing MAGGEHDRALAELLEELKRRSGHSYERIGAKAHLSRSTVHRYCSGASVPAAFGPLERIATVCGAGRDELSKLFRLWERADATRGNPAASALPVPEPVAVPRVRSRAGWWPLVASLALVTSVGAGAAPTAEPVAEAAPEIHAPMWTHRPSVVDKKYFGVTANSKTGLMPSFGVGSVRLWDSGTRWQNLEPERGRPEWSTLDRLVESANRAGFPVLFVFGGTPAWAAPGGPPSAYPDGSRAAPPDDLADWDRFVGNVVKRYRDRIESYELWDMANHPKFFTGPVERLVEMVRRASRIIKAGDPDALVVCPSMGQLSDPAHRRILERFGELRGYESCDAAAVKLYPRRLADPPETMLALADEIEQSFHRTNGHANVWSTGTDFDVPYQPPVDPARAADYAARFFLIGLYAHFKRMYFYNWGSGRVPIVLQPAGGPPTRAAAHVERLGQWLDGAKIRSCGEGTQAGLPHNLWQCRFERDGEEFRIAWTVAGTAPLPVQGGAELLDGTRPEIVAGSVEITGSPVLLSPRGSPRWPSR from the coding sequence ATGGCAGGGGGAGAACACGACCGGGCCTTGGCGGAACTGCTCGAGGAGCTGAAAAGGCGTAGCGGTCACAGCTACGAACGGATCGGCGCCAAGGCTCATCTGAGCCGCTCGACGGTGCATCGCTATTGCAGCGGTGCCAGTGTTCCGGCCGCTTTCGGGCCGCTGGAACGGATCGCGACGGTCTGCGGTGCCGGACGCGACGAGCTGTCGAAGCTCTTCCGGTTGTGGGAACGCGCGGACGCGACACGGGGAAACCCGGCCGCGTCCGCGCTTCCCGTTCCGGAACCGGTCGCGGTGCCACGGGTGCGGAGCCGGGCGGGGTGGTGGCCGCTGGTGGCCTCGCTCGCGCTGGTCACGTCGGTCGGCGCCGGCGCGGCGCCCACGGCGGAGCCGGTGGCCGAGGCGGCGCCGGAGATCCATGCTCCGATGTGGACACATCGACCGTCTGTTGTGGACAAGAAGTACTTCGGGGTGACGGCGAACAGCAAGACCGGGCTGATGCCGAGCTTCGGGGTCGGTTCGGTCCGGCTCTGGGATTCGGGGACGCGCTGGCAGAATCTCGAACCGGAACGCGGCAGGCCGGAGTGGTCCACTTTGGACAGACTGGTCGAAAGCGCGAACCGGGCGGGTTTCCCGGTGCTGTTCGTCTTCGGTGGCACACCCGCTTGGGCGGCGCCCGGCGGACCGCCGTCCGCCTACCCGGACGGCTCCCGCGCGGCGCCGCCCGACGACCTCGCGGATTGGGACCGTTTCGTCGGGAACGTGGTCAAGCGGTATCGCGACCGGATCGAGTCCTACGAACTGTGGGACATGGCGAATCACCCGAAGTTCTTCACCGGCCCCGTCGAACGGCTGGTGGAGATGGTTCGGCGCGCGAGCCGGATCATCAAGGCGGGTGATCCCGACGCCCTCGTGGTCTGCCCGTCGATGGGGCAGCTCAGCGACCCCGCGCACAGGCGGATCCTCGAACGCTTCGGTGAACTTCGCGGCTACGAGAGCTGCGACGCGGCGGCGGTCAAGCTGTACCCGCGGCGCCTGGCGGATCCGCCGGAGACCATGCTCGCCCTCGCGGACGAGATCGAACAGAGCTTCCATCGCACCAACGGGCACGCGAACGTGTGGAGCACCGGCACCGATTTCGACGTCCCGTACCAGCCGCCCGTCGACCCGGCCCGCGCCGCCGACTACGCCGCCCGCTTCTTCTTGATCGGGCTGTACGCGCACTTCAAGCGGATGTACTTCTACAACTGGGGAAGCGGCCGTGTGCCGATCGTGCTCCAGCCCGCGGGCGGCCCGCCGACGCGCGCCGCGGCCCACGTCGAACGGCTCGGCCAATGGCTCGACGGCGCGAAGATCCGGTCCTGCGGCGAGGGAACGCAGGCCGGGCTCCCGCACAACCTGTGGCAATGCCGGTTCGAGCGGGACGGCGAGGAGTTCCGGATCGCCTGGACCGTCGCGGGCACCGCGCCGCTGCCCGTCCAAGGCGGCGCGGAACTCCTCGACGGGACCCGGCCGGAGATCGTCGCGGGCTCGGTCGAGATCACCGGTAGCCCGGTGCTGCTCAGCCCCCGAGGTAGTCCTCGATGGCCTTCGCGATGA
- a CDS encoding glycosyltransferase: MSANSLLPALSVVIPVYNEQNWIDRSVGALIASAQAANWPVEVVVVDDGSTDGTGDKLARLQELYGITVLTQPNSGRFEARRAGIAKASGRQILLLDSRVIVDSGSLAFLRDQLTEHPGRTVWNGHINVASEHNPYAGFMAGLVKIPWRRYCANPRLMSFGIEEFDVFPKGTGFFSAPKDVLEDSSNAFESLFEDVRFASDDTGVLRWIAERHRIFLAPEFSATYHGRDSFKKFIGQSYFRGTTFVDSYLASPGPARNGLFAAMAVGVLGLGVAAKRPKTAVTLAAVGSTAAGFAVTKFGATKAEAKAVAQLTPVFAAGFGAGALRGLFLALRARLRK, from the coding sequence GTGAGTGCGAATTCGCTCCTCCCGGCCCTGTCCGTCGTGATCCCGGTCTACAACGAGCAGAACTGGATCGACCGCAGTGTGGGCGCGCTGATCGCGTCGGCACAGGCGGCGAACTGGCCGGTCGAGGTCGTCGTGGTCGACGACGGCAGCACCGACGGCACCGGCGACAAGCTCGCCCGGCTGCAGGAGCTGTACGGCATCACCGTCCTCACCCAGCCGAACAGCGGCCGGTTCGAGGCACGCCGCGCGGGGATCGCGAAGGCGTCCGGACGGCAGATCCTGCTGCTCGACAGCCGCGTGATCGTGGATTCCGGCTCACTCGCCTTCCTCCGCGACCAGCTCACCGAGCACCCGGGGCGCACGGTGTGGAACGGTCACATCAACGTCGCGTCCGAACACAATCCGTATGCGGGATTCATGGCCGGACTGGTCAAGATCCCGTGGCGCCGTTATTGCGCGAACCCGCGGTTGATGTCCTTCGGTATCGAAGAGTTCGATGTCTTCCCGAAAGGCACCGGATTCTTTTCCGCGCCGAAGGACGTTCTCGAGGATTCGTCCAACGCGTTCGAGTCGCTCTTCGAAGACGTCCGTTTCGCCAGTGACGACACGGGTGTTCTGCGCTGGATCGCCGAACGCCATCGCATCTTCCTGGCCCCGGAGTTCTCCGCGACCTACCACGGCCGCGATTCCTTCAAGAAGTTCATCGGGCAGTCGTATTTCCGCGGCACCACGTTCGTCGATTCGTATCTCGCGTCGCCCGGCCCCGCGCGCAACGGCCTGTTCGCCGCGATGGCCGTCGGCGTGCTCGGGCTCGGTGTCGCCGCGAAACGCCCGAAGACCGCCGTCACGCTGGCCGCCGTCGGTTCGACGGCCGCCGGTTTCGCGGTGACGAAATTCGGCGCGACCAAGGCCGAGGCCAAGGCGGTCGCCCAGCTCACGCCCGTGTTCGCCGCCGGATTCGGGGCGGGCGCGCTCCGCGGCCTCTTCCTGGCGCTGCGGGCCCGGCTGCGTAAATGA
- a CDS encoding M23 family metallopeptidase, whose translation MRKKLTVLAAVLTALALGGGTATAAPDVAASEAEMLAGKPKFQLPFTCKTHVRVDTWDKGHDPALDITHLPIGGTEGLWVRSSAAGTVVQSYSDPKGAGNIIQVRHGGNWFTTYIHLKYRSVKKGDKIGQGRKIGAVGHTGETSNGRPHLHYEQNYSKGSTATWGYEGSQRKAAHFDGHKYTGAGKTWKLYSHNVGGQDGCG comes from the coding sequence ATGCGTAAGAAGCTGACCGTGCTGGCCGCCGTCCTGACGGCGCTGGCGCTCGGGGGAGGCACGGCGACGGCCGCACCGGACGTCGCCGCGAGCGAGGCGGAGATGCTGGCGGGCAAGCCGAAGTTCCAGCTGCCCTTCACGTGCAAGACGCACGTACGGGTGGATACCTGGGACAAGGGCCACGATCCGGCGCTCGACATCACCCATCTGCCGATCGGCGGGACCGAGGGCCTGTGGGTCCGCTCGTCCGCGGCGGGGACGGTGGTCCAGTCCTACAGCGATCCGAAGGGTGCGGGGAACATCATTCAGGTCCGGCACGGCGGGAACTGGTTCACCACCTACATCCACCTCAAGTACCGCTCGGTGAAGAAGGGCGACAAGATCGGGCAGGGCAGGAAGATCGGGGCCGTCGGGCACACCGGCGAGACCTCGAACGGGCGCCCGCACCTGCACTACGAACAGAACTACTCCAAGGGTTCGACAGCCACCTGGGGGTATGAGGGTTCGCAGCGCAAGGCCGCGCATTTCGACGGCCACAAGTACACCGGGGCCGGGAAGACGTGGAAGCTGTACAGCCACAACGTCGGTGGTCAGGACGGGTGCGGCTGA
- a CDS encoding N-acetylmuramoyl-L-alanine amidase translates to MAIGLALFTACGVETPAAPPGNPPVPGTTTVLTTLPQPSSAPSVPPPSAPQPPPGTQRPKTGKVVVLDPGHNGGNASRPGEINKQVPAGRGKTKPCNTTGTSTNSGYSEHAFTWDVSQRISEALSAKGIRVILTRQNDTGVGPCVNERAAIGNDAEADAVVSIHADGSTSAGAHGFHVAYSAPPLNAQQGEPSTKLATALRDGIRAGGFPTSTYLGSNGLAPRADLGGLNLSTRPAALVECGNMRNAAEAAAMSSEEGRQQYAAVIAKAIEDYLGG, encoded by the coding sequence ATGGCGATCGGATTGGCGCTGTTCACGGCGTGCGGCGTGGAGACCCCCGCGGCACCGCCGGGGAATCCGCCCGTTCCGGGGACCACCACCGTCCTGACCACCCTTCCGCAGCCGAGTTCGGCGCCGAGTGTGCCGCCGCCGAGCGCGCCCCAGCCGCCTCCCGGCACCCAGCGGCCGAAGACGGGCAAGGTCGTCGTGCTGGATCCGGGCCACAACGGCGGCAACGCGAGCAGGCCCGGCGAGATCAACAAACAGGTCCCGGCGGGGCGCGGCAAGACGAAACCGTGCAACACCACCGGAACTTCGACGAATTCCGGCTATTCCGAGCACGCGTTCACCTGGGACGTCTCGCAGCGGATCTCGGAAGCCTTGAGCGCCAAGGGGATCCGGGTCATTCTCACCCGGCAGAACGACACGGGTGTCGGGCCGTGCGTCAACGAGCGCGCCGCGATCGGGAACGACGCCGAGGCGGACGCCGTCGTGTCCATCCACGCCGACGGCTCCACTTCCGCGGGCGCGCACGGATTCCACGTCGCGTATTCGGCCCCGCCCTTGAACGCCCAGCAGGGCGAGCCCTCGACGAAGCTGGCGACGGCGTTGCGAGACGGTATCCGCGCCGGAGGCTTCCCGACGTCGACCTACCTCGGCTCGAACGGCCTCGCCCCGCGCGCCGACCTCGGCGGGCTCAACCTCTCGACCCGGCCGGCCGCGCTCGTCGAATGCGGGAACATGCGCAACGCCGCCGAGGCCGCGGCGATGTCGAGCGAAGAAGGACGCCAGCAGTACGCCGCTGTCATCGCGAAGGCCATCGAGGACTACCTCGGGGGCTGA